AAATTCGGGGCATAATGCAATTGGAGCAAAGGTTGGAgcaatatttataataacCCAAAACAACATCCAAAATCCCATTAACGGAGGATATACCATAACACAGATAAGGGCCATGACTTCGTTGGCCATACCAACTGCCCACATTGTAAGGAATGTAATCATCCAGTATATTAAAAAGCCAGAGTTGCCAAAGGCCTTAGTGAAATCAACCTGAAATGCCAATGAGGGGAAGGAGAAAAATAAACTTATGACAAAGAACGAAAGAACAGAAGAAAGTATTCTGTAAACAACGAAATGCATGGGTTTGATATTTAACGAAGCAACACCCTTGTGTACATCCATGAAAAAGTTAACCTGGAAGAAAGTGATAATGATCATATAAATCAACCCAACTTGAGATGGAGCTGTTAAAACAGGATCGGTGAACGGGATTTTATCGATATATGTGAAGCTAATTGGCGTGGATAAAAGTTCGAGTGAGTTAGAATCGCTCAAGACGTCTGATCTTTCAGATGACGATAACTTGTTAGTTAACGACAAAGTCACATTAGCCAGTTTCTTCAACCAcatttgttcaataatCTTGATACTCGGGGTAACATACAGATTCATACTGAGAAAGTCCCTGCCCGTTTCGTAGTATGACAAAATGGTATTGTCTGTAACGTTATACGATGCATCACCCTCAGAAATCGCTTTgtataaattatatgatGCTTCAGGTTTCACATATATAGATGACCAATATTGTTGGTGATGTATAAGTCTTTGTACCTCGGCGTCAACATCATTCTTGTTCTTATCTGCTTGTTCCCGGATTTCTgattgattgaaaatgtgCCATTTACCATATGCCTTGGCAGCATCggtatttaatatttctctaATGGTATTTCCAATGACGGGTTCAATTCCATCCACAGTATGGTCATCTTCAATTACCACcaacatattcaaattcttgagTCTCGAGTTTCTTTGGTAAAACGACCCCCAATATATCGAAAACATCCCCAATATCAATGAACTCATCAAAAGATAAATCAATGCATATTTTATAACAATACCCTTTCTTTGCTTACCCAATTTCTCATGGAAGAACGAATATTGTGATTGCACCTTCTCTAAAACAGTCAGATGTTTACTGTGTGTACTACCATGTGTACTATTGATACTGCGATTATCTTGATCTCTGAAATCACGTATTTCTCCTTCAGAATCTGAATAAAATTGTTCTTCCTCATCTTTAGCGTACGGCTGAGGACTAGAATTTTCTAACCTTTCTTGCCTTCTTGACATATCCTCGGAATAATCTGTATCCTTATGAATTCCTTCCAGAGTCTTGGATAAGGAGTTAATAGCAGGACTCTccattctttaatattcaaatctattcaaaaattaccAAAGGAGTAGGCCAGTCCCGTCTTATATATGATTAGAAATGGAAATGCTAACCTAATGCGGAAATGGGTGTTATTCCCGGTCCGCCTTATTTCCGCACTTCTAAACATGGACCATCATCGGCAGCAAATAGAAATTCCAAGGTTAGTCTTACATAttctatttcattatttatttgactAATATGCCATTCTGACTAATGCTCTTCGTAACCTGGATAAGCGCTAAAATCTGTATTTGTTCGTATTAGTAAAAATTGAGAAGGGGATTACTAAACCTACTATAAGCAACAATGTAACTTAAAACCTCTCTCAATTTCCAACACACTGTTTGAATGAACGACGAATGTCATAGTTCAGAAACGAAAGGAATAATTAGCGTGCAATAGCTCTTCTGTGTATGATTCATTTGTTTATAAGACAtagtaaatattttgaacgCGTGAGGCACAGTGGAGTGCTTAGGCCATTTTGACAGAAAGGTTCATAGTAATATTTTGTCCAGCTATTATAAGAGCAGAATAAGATGGCTAGCGGATCGGATATGTATGCTACAGGCTCCTCTAGAGGTACTGACTATTCGCATGTATCCAGAAGACGTCGTGATAGTGATAATGGCGAGAATAATCTGAATGATAGCGAATTGGAAGACATAATCAGCAAGACATCCAgcttgaaattaaatcaaaacGAGGCCAATTCAAGGGACTTATCggatatatttataaactTGGTGAATCCGCTTTTATTGACAGCACTTTCGGCATTTCTCCGGTTATATAGGATTGAAGCAGCAAATAACGTGGTATGGGACGAGGCCCATTTTGGGAAGTTTGGATCGTACTATTTGAAAAGAGAGTTCTATTTTGATGTCCATCCTCCGTTAGGAAAATTATTGGTAGGGTTATCTGGATACTTAGCGGATTACGCTGGTGGATTCGATTTTGAAAGTAGTGATGCTTTCCCAGATGATTGTAATTATGTATTGATGAGATGTTTTAATTGTGcatttggaatattatGTACTCCTATTGCTTATAAGACAGCAGTGGCATTGGGATATAGTCAATTGACTGTGTGGTTTATCTCGTTGCTGgttatttttgaaatgattTCTTTGACTTTATCCAAATTCATCTTGTTGGATTCTATGCTCTTATTCTTTACTGTTTTATGTTTCTATTGTTTAGTTAACATACACAGTTTAAGAACTAAGGATGAACTATTGACGAAAAAAGGGTTAACATGGTTATTGACAACTGGTATTTCTATTGGATGCGTTTGTTCGGTAAAATGGGTTGGTTTGTTTGTTACGGTTTTAATTGGATTATATGTTATTTACGATTTGTTCATTAAAACTTATCAATTGACGAGTTCAAGGTTCCCAATTTCACttagaaattatttcacTCACTGGGTTTCAAGAATTACTACGTTGATCTTCGTACCCTTTGTTATTTACTTGGCTTGTTTCAAGGTTCACTTTGCTgttttaaaaaaatcaGGGACCGGAGATGGGTCAATCTCCACTTTATTTCAGGGTTCGTTAGAAGGTAATACTCTTCAGAATGGGCCTAGGTCTGTTGCATATGGATCTTTAATCACATTACGGTCTCAGGGATTATCGCCGAATTTACTCCACTCACATCCACATGTATATCCTGAAGGATctcatcaacaacaaatcACTACTTATGGGtttaaagatgaaaataatgagtTTCTTGTGGAATTTGATTTGGAAGCTGGCTTGAGAGGTGAATTTGCAACTTATGAACAAGAAGGCAACGATTCATACTCTTTGGATAAGATAATCAAGGATGGTGATGTTATGAGATTAGTTCATAAAAATTCCGGCTGCTTATTGCATTCTCATCAGATTATGTCTTCTATCCTGTCGTCGCACTATGAAGTCTCATGTTATGCAAACTTAGATGAAAGTGACCTCAAGGATGAATGGGTTGTTGAACTTCAATCGCAAGAATTGTCACCTTCTGAAGATTTTCAGAACGAAGATCCAAAAGAATTACACCCTATTTCAACTAATTTTAGATTAAGACACAAGGTTTTGGGTTGCTATTTGGCAACGACTGGCTTCTCCTATCCACCTTGGGGATTCCAGCAAGGTGAAGTTGTTTGTAAATCATCTCTTTTCCTGACAGAAAAAAGCACTTGGTGGAATATTGAAGATCATATTAATGACAAATTACCGGCCCCAGAAAGTCTCTACGTACCCCCTCCACCTAAGTTTTGGAAGGAATTCATTTTGTTAAATTACGGTATGATGGCCTCAAACAATGCATTAGTTCCAGATTCTGATAAGTTTGATAGATTATCTTCAGAATGGTGGGAGTGGCCAATATTGAAGTCCGGGTTGAGGATGTGTGGATGGACTTCAAATGAAGTCAAGTACTTCTTAATTGGACATCCCTTTATCACATGGTTTAGCACCTTTAATTTAGTCCTATTTGtcatatatattgttattaaattatgGATGTGGCAGAGACAGAAAATACACTTTCGTAAGGGTGTTTTTGATTTGGAATGGGAAACTTTGATAATTCAAGGCGTTACGCCATTTGTTGGTTGGGTTTTGCATTACGTTCCATTCATTTTAATGGGAAGAGTCACATATTTGCATCATTATGTGCCAGCATTATATTTTGCTATCTTCATAAGTGGGTACATGATggaatcaataattcaccGTCATACCCATAAATACATCTCTTATCTATTATATGGAATCAGCTATCTTCTTATAATTGGAATTTTCTGgtatttgaaagatttagCTTTAGGAATGGAAGGCTCTTCCTCGAAATTCAAACATCTCAGACTTTTATCTAGTTGGAtgatttgatttaatatacATAGACTTAGAtagtatttatttaaagcatttatttattggcAGACAATAGAAATATTCTACTAATTTTTGTCAATTTATTCGATTTTTGCAATGAtttaagaatattaaagaagatataatatattaactAGAAAGAGGATAAATAAACACAATTAAATTAAGAAACATGACAGAGAAGAGAACAATGATACATAAATCTTATTTGAAGTTTGTTAATGACAAAAAACAAAgtttaaaagaaaaatatgttAAGATGATATTCTCGTCCATGGATGCTATTTCATGGGCATAAATCCAAATAGTTTTAACAACGAACTAGCGCAAATGGTTTAGTGGTAAAATCCAACGTTGCCATCGTTGGGCCCCCGGTTCGATTCCGGGTTTGCgcatttaattttttagaTTTTTGTTAATCTATTAATCGTTATGTCGATCACTTGGCCAAATGAAACCGTCTAGCTTTAGTAGGCTACTCCATGATCAGAGATGAAGTAAAAAAGAGTCAATTCTATCAATTCTATCAATTCGTATAGTGTCGTACATTTTGCATTCATTTACATTGATAATCCGGTTTCGCATTTTTAATAgtcaaattttatttcaagtAAACAGTCTGAGTCAACGTTTTATAGATTTCCATAAAGCAAGCTTAAAgcataaaatatcaatagaaTTGGAAACATAGGCGATATCGGtatattgtatatattaGAGTTCATTAACTATTATTGGAGACTGATTATTCATAAGGAAGTTACAACGAGGGAcgattgaaaaattcgacAGacttaatttgaattctaaCTTCAACacatcaaattcaacaaattaataCGAAATCATGGATAGATACGAGGAAAACTACTTGGACGGGTCGGAAATAGCCACTTTACAACACCAAGAGCAAGAGGAACAAGAAGAGCAAATACCATCTCATCCAGCACCTACTCAGAATATAgtagatgaagaagagttGTTGGCAGCGCAAGCGGCAGCCGAggcagcagcagcagccCAACTGCAACAACCAGGAGGCGCATTCAATAATGTTGGACAGGGTTTAACGGGAGTTTATAGAGATATGATGATGCAATATTGGCAGGAAACTATTAATTCGATCGAACACGATGAACACGATTTTAAGAACCACCAGTTACCGTTAGCTAGAATCAAAAAAGTCATGAAAACAGACGAAGACGTTCGAATGATAAGTGCAGAAGCCCCAATTTTGTTCGCCAAGGGATGTGATGTTTTTATAACGGAATTAACTATGAGAGCATGGATTCATGCCGAAGAAAACAAGAGAAGAACATTACAGAAGTCGGATATAGCTGCTGCATTAACAAAGAGTGATATGTTTGATTTCTTGATTGATATTGTTccaagagaagaagaaaagccTAAAAAGTCATACTCATCCCTGTCCAGATCTGGAAGCTACGCTAATATCCCTCCAAATTCGAATCCAACATTGTCTAACGCAAGCCAGCAGCAAATACCCACAAGCCAGCCTAAGAATATTTCGCACATTCCTGGGAATATCAACGAAGATCAAGACATAAAGAATGATGATAGGCAAATAAATGATCCGCAGATTCTCCACCAACAAATGCTCCAACAGCAAATGTTAcagcagcaacaacaacagcaacaacagcaacaacaaccaccaccaccaccacaACAACCACAACATCAGCAACAGGCACAACATCAGCAACACCAGCAACAACTAGAGCAACAACAACTAGAGCAACAACAACTAGAACAACAACAACTagaacaacaacaacaacaacaacaacaacaacaacaacaacaacaacaacaacaacaacaacagcaacaacaacaaaaagATCAATCACAAGCAGAACAACCCGAGCCGCAGTTACCACCACAACAAATAAAACTGgaacaaaattattctgAGATGCCCCAGTTCCCAGAAGGAACTACACAACCACCCCAAATCAGCAACCGAAATGAATTTCAGAATTTCAACTTCCAAGTTTACGAATGATATCTACAACGAGTACAAAATATCTAACAATTAACTAAATGTATTTAATTCTAAAGCGACTTATCAATGTTTTCCTTGTATTATGTGTTGAAAACTACGTATATTTATGATTGTACCTTATAAAacgtatatatatatgatcATAGTAATAATGTAATGAACTTAATAATCAATGAATGAATACGGATCGGAGTAAATCGGATTTGGCTCGGCTACCCCAGAACGAgggataatttttttatacTATATTTGCTTTAGAAAAGCAATGATTCACATTGCTTCTTTATAAACCAAGGCAATATATaagtaaataataataatcttcaaatatattcaagaGAATGTTTACTGCCTCAAGGAGTATAATTAAGAACTCGACTCGGATTATACCTCGaacaaattctttattGACCAGAAATAGAATACCAACTTATAATAACTATAAACAAGcaatgaatttgatgacAATTTCCCAATCTTTGGATGAATCATATACCAAGCATAAGATCATTCCTGATGTGGTTGATAAGTTTGACACTCAAGGTTTGTTGACAATTGAGTACAATGAACAAGACCATGTTGCGTTAGGAAATACCTTAAAAGTGGAAAATACTCAGCACCACCCTGTTATTCAGTTTACCCTTAATTCTCCAGGCCAAGAGAatgactttgaaatttcgaataatgataaattcaCGTTGGTTTTGACCGATCCAGATGCACCATCTCATAAGGACCATAAGTGGTCTGAATATGCTCATTGGATTGTTACCGATTTACCATTGAATGCTAATAGTAACGACGTTGAGTCTGCAGAATCCTTGACTACTGTTTTGGATTACTCAAAGGGTAAAGAACTCTTGTCTTACCAAGGTCCAGCACCACCACCTAAGACCGGTAAGCATCGttatgtatttttattatttagaCAGGATCCATCGGTATCTAAGTTTGAGACTCCAAAAGATAGACCTAACTGGGGCACTGGTACTCCAAGTTCAGGTGTCAGAGATTggataaagaagaatgggCCCGAACTGAAGTTATTGGGggtcaatttcttctacGCACAAAATGATACTCAAGAATAAGTATCAATCTTAATATTTTcgaattattatatactatTTTATACatttctaatttgaattattatggCCTACGACTCGAACTGTAATCTTTCGGACTTATCACCAAACCTTTACCCTTTCTCGCTCCCCTATATATCGTCTCTATTATGTCAATCATTTCTTGCTTATCGGGCACCAAAAAATTTagcttattattattcccGGTACCAAAATCACACATCATATGTTTATTTCTATAGAAAAACATTATTGTACACGGATCGTATAATTCATACATCGAATTGAAATCTGGAACTTCGTCGATATCACATAAGTATATTGTGGCAAAATTCTTAACCTTTTCTGCAATTCCAAATAAGACCTCATCAGTTATCATACAGTCTTTTTCATAATCTCTACCAAATCTTACTATCACCAATCTTTCATCCTCAGATAATATAGCCTGGTCAACGTGCCATCCAGAATGCAAATGTGGAAGAAATACTGACCCCATGTTATCTATTGTAGTCGTATTAGGATTAGAAGCTTATAATTGTAAGTAAATGTTGAATTAAGTCCTCATCTGTCGATTGCGCGGGAACGCAACAACGGAACATTTTTTTTGAAGAGTTTGCATCCATCCACAAACAACATTAATTAAAACAACTTAGCAATGGAAGGTCCAATTCAGTTAAAAAGAAGACACAGTTGGTTCTCTAAGAGTCACCATGATAATGgaatagaaatattatcctgtaataatgaagatatgCAGATTACagatttagaagaagatatcAATCCAATCGATCAGAGCAGCCCTATACCAGACACAGGTATTGACACAAGCTGGATCGATACAAAAAATGTTCATAATGatatagaagaattgaaaaattatactAATCAGGCatctttgaataaattaaagagAAAACTGAGTATTTTAGGACTATTGAAACCAGGGAGCGCCCATGACGAAGAACAGGAGGAGAGTAGTTCTGAAGAACAAATCAGCATGGATAATGAGATGCCACAGTTGAAGTTTATTGCAAGATGCAAATCACAAGGATCCTTCGGTAAATCAGTCACTCCACTCAAGATTCGTGACAATATCAACCACTTCTTGAAACTATGTCCTGCTCAAGAAAACCAAGAAATTTCTAACCAGGATAACTGTGGAGTATTTGAAAAGGTTAAGTCCATTTCTAAGACCCTGAGCaataacaaatatattaatttgaatggAGTTCCTTGTTCACGATTAGGACTAATAGACCACAACCAATGTGCTGCGTTTATGTTTCAACTAAATAATATAAGGAAGAACGTTGTTGACTATGCgttttattttgattggGTTGTATGGTTGGAAAGGATAAGCGGGGACAACAGTAAAGAGATGTATATGGATAGGATCATTGAAACTAAATCTGATTGTAAAGTTTCTCTAAAAGTGTGCAAAAGAATCATGGAAGAAGCCCCTCGTAAAATCCATATTTCCAAAGTTGGAACCACACCAAGAAGACAatcgaaaaatttaatagaCAGCGGAACAGTTGAATTTTGTGTTCcatttgaatatgaatacCCCATGTTTAAGGAACTATCCATTACCATCATGGATAATTCGTTGTACAACCCCCAGGATATCCAGTGtatgtattttatttcGAAATTTCTCAAAATGGTGAACTAACTAAATTAGTGCCGGTATGTGCCGTTTCGTACAAACGTATGCCAGCGTATTCGATTGTTTCCCTTTGGCTTCACCCTCCGAAACAAAAAGAATGTGACGACGAGATATTCCCACCCGATAGTCTCTTACGACTCACAGAACGCATTAGAGAAATAATATCCGGATTTCTACAGGATATAGTTGACTCTGCAGTattcattgaaaataaaactCTTTCCACTAGAAATATCTACGACAAGAAACTACAATAAGgtaaaaattaaattatatattaatacattGGAACTACGAAACATATAAATCCAATATAAGAAATTCATAGCACACTACCTCATAATCAATTGTTCAAACGATCACACAGAAGCGTGGAACTCCACCACTCCTCGTTCTCCACGAATAGTTATCTTTTGTTTCGTCTTGAGTTTGCTCTGTAGAATTAGTATTTTGAGCTGCCATATTTGTAGTCtgaatcaatatcaattattaatgaatgtattgaaaaagtaGAGATTATGTTGTTCACTTATATATGTCCATTTTTATATGTTGATTGTCATCTCAACCTGAAGCTCATCTGTGCGATTCCGTTTAGACTTGTTGCAATGGTTTTTCAGGTGTTTTACTTGTCACTCGCTCTAACTCCTTTCAAGGGTCTACAATATGtta
The nucleotide sequence above comes from Debaryomyces hansenii CBS767 chromosome A complete sequence. Encoded proteins:
- a CDS encoding DEHA2D10714p (some similarities with uniprot|Q02516 Saccharomyces cerevisiae YOR358W HAP5 CCAAT-binding factor subunit), whose translation is MDRYEENYLDGSEIATLQHQEQEEQEEQIPSHPAPTQNIVDEEELLAAQAAAEAAAAAQSQQPGGAFNNVGQGLTGVYRDMMMQYWQETINSIEHDEHDFKNHQLPLARIKKVMKTDEDVRMISAEAPILFAKGCDVFITELTMRAWIHAEENKRRTLQKSDIAAALTKSDMFDFLIDIVPREEEKPKKSYSSSSRSGSYANIPPNSNPTLSNASQQQIPTSQPKNISHIPGNINEDQDIKNDDRQINDPQILHQQMLQQQMLQQQQQQQQQQQQPPPPPQQPQHQQQAQHQQHQQQLEQQQLEQQQLEQQQLEQQQQQQQQQQQQQQQQQQQQQQQQKDQSQAEQPEPQLPPQQIKSEQNYSEMPQFPEGTTQPPQISNRNEFQNFNFQVYE
- a CDS encoding DEHA2D10736p (similar to uniprot|P14306 Saccharomyces cerevisiae YLR178C TFS1 CDC25-dependent nutrient and ammonia response cell-cycle regulator); the protein is MFTASRSIIKNSTRIIPRTNSLLTRNRIPTYNNYKQAMNLMTISQSLDESYTKHKIIPDVVDKFDTQGLLTIEYNEQDHVALGNTLKVENTQHHPVIQFTLNSPGQENDFEISNNDKFTLVLTDPDAPSHKDHKWSEYAHWIVTDLPLNANSNDVESAESLTTVLDYSKGKELLSYQGPAPPPKTGKHRYVFLLFRQDPSVSKFETPKDRPNWGTGTPSSGVRDWIKKNGPESKLLGVNFFYAQNDTQE
- a CDS encoding DEHA2D10758p (highly similar to uniprot|Q06819 Saccharomyces cerevisiae YPR082C DIB1 RNA splicing factor) — its product is MGSVFLPHLHSGWHVDQAILSEDERLVIVRFGRDYEKDCMITDEVLFGIAEKVKNFATIYLCDIDEVPDFNSMYELYDPCTIMFFYRNKHMMCDFGTGNNNKLNFLVPDKQEMIDIIETIYRGARKGKGLVISPKDYSSSRRP
- a CDS encoding DEHA2D10626p (similar to uniprot|P46950 Saccharomyces cerevisiae YGR197C SNG1 nitrosoguanidine resistance protein or uniprot|P47090 Saccharomyces cerevisiae YJR015W), translated to MESPAINSLSKTSEGIHKDTDYSEDMSRRQERLENSSPQPYAKDEEEQFYSDSEGEIRDFRDQDNRSINSTHGSTHSKHSTVLEKVQSQYSFFHEKLGKQRKGIVIKYALIYLLMSSLILGMFSIYWGSFYQRNSRLKNLNMLVVIEDDHTVDGIEPVIGNTIREILNTDAAKAYGKWHIFNQSEIREQADKNKNDVDAEVQRLIHHQQYWSSIYVKPEASYNLYKAISEGDASYNVTDNTILSYYETGRDFLSMNSYVTPSIKIIEQMWLKKSANVTLSLTNKLSSSERSDVLSDSNSLELLSTPISFTYIDKIPFTDPVLTAPSQVGLIYMIIITFFQVNFFMDVHKGVASLNIKPMHFVVYRILSSVLSFFVISLFFSFPSLAFQVDFTKAFGNSGFLIYWMITFLTMWAVGMANEVMALICVMVYPPLMGFWMLFWVIINIAPTFAPIALCPEFYRYGYGLPIHNSYEITKVILFDTYKGNLGRSFGIVIAWVVIFTLLLPFVLKLFSKTMAKRAQAAAQAAQKSANN
- a CDS encoding DEHA2D10769p (no similarity); translation: MEGPIQLKRRHSWFSKSHHDNGIEILSCNNEDMQITDLEEDINPIDQSSPIPDTGIDTSWIDTKNVHNDIEELKNYTNQASLNKLKRKSSILGLLKPGSAHDEEQEESSSEEQISMDNEMPQLKFIARCKSQGSFGKSVTPLKIRDNINHFLKLCPAQENQEISNQDNCGVFEKVKSISKTSSNNKYINLNGVPCSRLGLIDHNQCAAFMFQLNNIRKNVVDYAFYFDWVVWLERISGDNSKEMYMDRIIETKSDCKVSLKVCKRIMEEAPRKIHISKVGTTPRRQSKNLIDSGTVEFCVPFEYEYPMFKELSITIMDNSLYNPQDIQCMYFISKFLKMVN
- a CDS encoding DEHA2D10648p (similar to uniprot|P42934 Saccharomyces cerevisiae YGR199W PMT6 dolichyl-phosphate-mannose-protein mannosyltransferase); the encoded protein is MASGSDMYATGSSRGTDYSHVSRRRRDSDNGENNSNDSELEDIISKTSSLKLNQNEANSRDLSDIFINLVNPLLLTALSAFLRLYRIEAANNVVWDEAHFGKFGSYYLKREFYFDVHPPLGKLLVGLSGYLADYAGGFDFESSDAFPDDCNYVLMRCFNCAFGILCTPIAYKTAVALGYSQLTVWFISLSVIFEMISLTLSKFILLDSMLLFFTVLCFYCLVNIHSLRTKDELLTKKGLTWLLTTGISIGCVCSVKWVGLFVTVLIGLYVIYDLFIKTYQLTSSRFPISLRNYFTHWVSRITTLIFVPFVIYLACFKVHFAVLKKSGTGDGSISTLFQGSLEGNTLQNGPRSVAYGSLITLRSQGLSPNLLHSHPHVYPEGSHQQQITTYGFKDENNEFLVEFDLEAGLRGEFATYEQEGNDSYSLDKIIKDGDVMRLVHKNSGCLLHSHQIMSSISSSHYEVSCYANLDESDLKDEWVVELQSQELSPSEDFQNEDPKELHPISTNFRLRHKVLGCYLATTGFSYPPWGFQQGEVVCKSSLFSTEKSTWWNIEDHINDKLPAPESLYVPPPPKFWKEFILLNYGMMASNNALVPDSDKFDRLSSEWWEWPILKSGLRMCGWTSNEVKYFLIGHPFITWFSTFNLVLFVIYIVIKLWMWQRQKIHFRKGVFDLEWETLIIQGVTPFVGWVLHYVPFILMGRVTYLHHYVPALYFAIFISGYMMESIIHRHTHKYISYLLYGISYLLIIGIFWYLKDLALGMEGSSSKFKHLRLLSSWMI
- a CDS encoding DEHA2D10670p (no similarity), with protein sequence MTEKRTMIHKSYLKFVNDKKQSLKEKYVKMIFSSMDAISWA